GCTGTGGGATCTCGGCCTGAAGGTCGGCCATTCCAGCCGCTCGCTGGACGAGATGGTCCGCATGGCGAAGAGCGACCTGACGGTACGCACCGCGTTGCTGGAAGGCCGATTCATCTGGGGCGACGAGGCGCTCTACGACGAAGCCGCGCGTCGCTTCGATGCGGAGGTGCGCCACGGCACCGACCGCGCCTTCGTCACCGAAAAGCTCGCCGAGCGGGATGACCGGCACCGCCGGATGGGCGACAGCCGCTACGTCGTCGAGCCGAACGTCAAGGAGGGTAAGGGCGGTCTGCGCGACCTGCACACCCTGTTCTGGATCGGCAAGTACGTGCTCAACGTGCGCTCGGTGCCGGAACTGGTCGGCGCCGGCTTGCTGACCGGGGAGGAACTGCGCCAGTTCCAGCGCGCCGAGAACTTCCTGTGGGCGGTGCGCTGCCACATGCACGTCATCGCCAATCGCGCCGAGGACAGGCTGACCTTCGACCTGCAGCGCGAGGTCGCCGAACGGATGCGCTACAACGAGCGCCCCGGTCGATCGCCGGTCGAACGCTTCATGCAGCATTATTTCCTCACCGCGAAGATGGTGGGGACGCTGACCGGGGTGTTCCTCGCCCACCTCGACGAGACGTTCGCGCAGAAGGGACGTCGCTTCGGCATGGCGGCGATCACCGGGCGCCGGAAGCCCCGCAAGCTCGATGGTTTCGTGATCGATCGCGGCCGGCTCTCGACCCCCGAGGACGGATTCTTCGCGGCCGATCCGGTGCGGCTGATCGAGATCTTCACCTTGGCGGACCGGCACGGGCTGGAGATCCACCCGGTCGCGATGCGCCAGGCCTCGCGCGACGCCAAGATGGTCGATGCGGTGCGCATCGCCCCCCGCGCCAACAGCCTTTTCCTGGAAGTGCTGACCAGTCCGCGCACGCCCGGCATGGTACTGCGCTGGATGAACGAGGCCGGCGTGTTCGGCCGCTTCATGCCGGACTTCGGCCGCGTAGTCGCGCAGATGCAGTTCGACATGTACCACCATTTCACGGTGGACGAGCATACCATCCACGCGATCGACCTGCTCAGCCGGATCGAGAAGGGCGATCTCACCACCGATCATCCGCTGGTCCACAAATTGATGGGCCAGATCGTGATGCGGCGCGCGCTCTACGTGTCGGTGCTGCTCCATGACATCGCCAAGGGGCGCGGCGGCGATCATTCCGAACTGGGCGCGGAGGTGGCGCACAAGCTCTGTCCGCGCCTGGGCCTCACGCCCGCCGAGACCGAGATGGTGGCGTGGCTGGTGCGCCATCACCTGCTGATGTCGCACACCGCCTTCAAGCGCGACCTCGCCGACTTCAAGACGATCCTCGATTTCGCCGAGAAGGTGCAGTCGCCGGAACGTCTGCGCCTGCTGCTGTCGCTCACCGTGGTGGACATCCGCGCGGTCGGCCCCGGCGTGTGGAACGGCTGGAAGCGCCAGCTGCTCAGCGACCTCTATCATGCCGCCGAGGAAGTGCTTCGGCGCGGCCACAAGCAGAAGGGCCGGATGGAGCGGATCGAGGAGAAGCAGGAAAAACTGGCTGCCACGCTCGGCTGGGCGCCGGATCAATTCGCCGCCTACGCGAAGCGGATGCCGGACAGCTACTGGGTCGGCGAGGGATCGGAGACGCTGGCGGCGAACGCGCACGCCATTGCGCAGGCCGATGCCGACGGCCGCTCGCTGTCCATCGCCACCAGCCCCGACGAGGATCGCGAGGCGACATTGGTGACGGTCTACGCCTCCGATCATCCTGGCCTGTTCTACCGCATCGCCGGCGCCATCCATGTCGCGGGCGGCAACATCATCGACGCGCGCATCCACACCACGCGCGACGGCATGGGCATCGACAATTTCCTGGTGCAGGATCCGTTCGGCCGCCCGTTCGACGATCCGGACCGGCTGGTCCGGCTGCGCATCGCGATCGAGGACGCGCTCGCCAACCGCAACAAGCTGGCCGACCGCCTTGCCGCCAAGCCGGCGCCCCGGATGCGTGCCGATGCCTTCGACATCGAGCCCAACGTGCTGATCGACAACAAGGCGTCCAACCGCTTCACCGTGATCGAGGTGAACGCGCGCGACCGGCCCGCCCTGCTCCATGCGCTGGCGCACGCGCTGTTCCAGTCCAAGGTGACGATCCACTCCTCGCACGTCGCCACCTATGGCGAGCGGGCCGTCGACACCTTCTACCTCACCGACCTGACCGGTGATAAGCTGCACGCCACCCAGCGGCTCAGGACGCTGGAGCGACGGCTGCTCGCGGCGGCGGCCGGCGAGGAGATCGAGGAAGCCGCCTGAGACATCGGTCTTTCGGAGAGGACTTGCGATGACGGTGACGGGAATCGGTGGGCTCTTCTTCCGCAGCCGCGATCCGGACGCGAGGGCGGCATGGTACAAGCAGCATCTCGGCGTCGATGCCGGCCACAGCGCGATCTGGAACCAGCAGGCGGGCATGACCGTCTTCGCGCCCTTCAAGGCGGACAGCGACTATTTCGCGGCCGACCAGGCCTTCATGCTCAACCTGCGGGTCGAGG
The nucleotide sequence above comes from Sphingomonas oryzagri. Encoded proteins:
- a CDS encoding [protein-PII] uridylyltransferase gives rise to the protein MPASRFDSLPSRRAIIDRRKLADMLAELPEDPAALKREATVLLKQALDAGRAEIGRRLAEHPARGHEIAASYAFLTDQILRLVFDLATERLIARTNRTAGERLTLMAVGGYGRAEMALYSDVDIGFLTPWKQTAWAERVIETILYMLWDLGLKVGHSSRSLDEMVRMAKSDLTVRTALLEGRFIWGDEALYDEAARRFDAEVRHGTDRAFVTEKLAERDDRHRRMGDSRYVVEPNVKEGKGGLRDLHTLFWIGKYVLNVRSVPELVGAGLLTGEELRQFQRAENFLWAVRCHMHVIANRAEDRLTFDLQREVAERMRYNERPGRSPVERFMQHYFLTAKMVGTLTGVFLAHLDETFAQKGRRFGMAAITGRRKPRKLDGFVIDRGRLSTPEDGFFAADPVRLIEIFTLADRHGLEIHPVAMRQASRDAKMVDAVRIAPRANSLFLEVLTSPRTPGMVLRWMNEAGVFGRFMPDFGRVVAQMQFDMYHHFTVDEHTIHAIDLLSRIEKGDLTTDHPLVHKLMGQIVMRRALYVSVLLHDIAKGRGGDHSELGAEVAHKLCPRLGLTPAETEMVAWLVRHHLLMSHTAFKRDLADFKTILDFAEKVQSPERLRLLLSLTVVDIRAVGPGVWNGWKRQLLSDLYHAAEEVLRRGHKQKGRMERIEEKQEKLAATLGWAPDQFAAYAKRMPDSYWVGEGSETLAANAHAIAQADADGRSLSIATSPDEDREATLVTVYASDHPGLFYRIAGAIHVAGGNIIDARIHTTRDGMGIDNFLVQDPFGRPFDDPDRLVRLRIAIEDALANRNKLADRLAAKPAPRMRADAFDIEPNVLIDNKASNRFTVIEVNARDRPALLHALAHALFQSKVTIHSSHVATYGERAVDTFYLTDLTGDKLHATQRLRTLERRLLAAAAGEEIEEAA
- a CDS encoding VOC family protein, encoding MTVTGIGGLFFRSRDPDARAAWYKQHLGVDAGHSAIWNQQAGMTVFAPFKADSDYFAADQAFMLNLRVEDIEALAAKLEAAGIAVERRDEWTGTEYGTFARIHDPEGLPIELWEPPA